The Pieris rapae chromosome 11, ilPieRapa1.1, whole genome shotgun sequence nucleotide sequence cagactgtgataggaaccaggtgaaagaaagaaagaagaaagaaagaaagaactttattagacacaaaatacattaatgtttctataaagtagagtgcactggcccccacactaggattccctgtgttgtgggcagccagtctgttccttttacatctaaacgttatttaaataattaattttacttaacaaatttatatctatactatttttgtacaataagaatgttttctgtatcagtataggacagcttaacaagatattgtttgagttttttagtaaaagtatgtaaaggtaaatatgtcataatgataaaataaaatattacgattttttttccagataacgatgactatttgttgaataaacattattttcattaaatatttttaatgtgaaatacTACTgaatttagactgtatatcatatagcgtggcgactggcgacgcgtcgccacgccagaaatcagttttacgtgcggctatagatgtttcacatcaaaactTCAAAGTGGAAAGCTGGGTTCGGAAAGTGTAAGCGCAGTCGGCGAACATCTTACTTTCGTTGAATACCGACAAAGAGCTTTGTTTCCTATTCTCTGCCTCATCCCTTTTGTTCTTAGCTACTTATCCTCGTTAGAATACGTTCTTGGTTATTACGTAGGTATAGGTTCATCTTTACAAGTACCGATTGATTATTGACTTTGTTTAGGACCGCCATTCAACATGAtctcaatatatttattattcttttaataatctaactcaatatattatacttttggTTAAACTAACATATTCGCGTAGAGTATAACGAGAAATAAACCAGAACTACCCCTATAACgtgtaaaaaaaaggaaaaactttaaatgacaattggtaaattatattatttttattattattacattaagaaatttataaacgaAAAGAACTAGATGGAGCTAATAATTGACTTGAGTTGAACTTTCTTCggataagttttatttagagCAAATGCTCCCATCATAAATTCACAGTGCGAATATGGAATAGGAATTGAATGAattaggaaaataaatatttcttaacaatCCTATTCTATTTCGAGTTGGAAACAACTTATCCAATTAAAAATCCATTCAAATAGTAAGTCAAGAATTACGTATGTTGAGATTAAAGGTGCGCTAGGCTGCActtaactaacaaaaataacagatttaaCTGAAAGAACAATATGACAAATATCAaacagaaaatgttttttttatcacaaagCGAAGATATTATTACCTACCTGTTTTCTTAAAAAGACAGATAGCTGTCTCTAAGGTAACAGAGCAACTCTTGCAAGAATGAAGTTAGTATAAGTGGTTAAAGTGATttccaataaattattgtaataaggGAATGAAAAATAGAGctagaaattttttttttttatagaacagggggcaaacgggcaggaggctcacctgatgttaagtgataccgccgcccatggacaccctcaatgccagagggctcgcgagtgcgttgcgtacgctcttttcttgaaggaccctaagtcgaattggttcggaaatacttcagttggcagctggttccacagagtggtggtgcgcggcaaaaactgcctggaaaaacgcgcagttgtggaacggcggacgtcgaggtgatacgggtggaatttcgtattctgcctcgacgtccgatgatgaaactcagctgcaggtattaatccgaacaactcctctgaacactctccatggtaaatgcggtagaagatgcagagagaccctacatctctacgcaacgccaaaggatcaagccgcttggagagattttggtcgtcaacgattcgaaccgctcttcgttgaatacggtcaagtggaagaagctggtactggggagcacccgcccaaaggtgggaacagtactccatgtggggccgaatttgcgctttatatagttgcaagcggtggcccggagtgaagtaccgtctcgccctgctgagcacaccgagctttttggaggctaattttgcctttccctccaagtgaccgcgaaactgaacgtcgttcgatatgtcaacgccaagtattccaatgctagctgtggctttaaggagagtgttttcgaaaagaggagtagcgacaaagggagtttttttagcggaaaacgcgcaaacttgtgtctttttggggttaaattggactaggtttagtctgccccagtcagagactccacgtagtagggtttctacttcagacacaagtttgttccggtactcatcgacatctgcccgagaaatacttgcccggccagtgtaaagagtgtccccagtgctgtcatccgcatagcagtgaatgttgctaagttgcaacatatcattgatatgcagaagaaacagggtcggggataaaacacagccttgtgggaccccagcgttcacgggtttaaggtcggaacatgctccgtcgatgacgatcttgatgctccgatcggccagaaagctggagatccaatcgcataatttctagggaagcccataggctggaagcttcgagagcagtgctctgtgccacacccgatcgaaggctttcgctatgtccaaactaaccgctagagcctcccccttggactcaTAGAAATCAAACTATTCTTGAATAGCCAAAACATAGACTTTTTGTGCATAACAGAGCACTGGCTGAAAGAATGtgtctgtttattttttgtaaccaCAGGGTTGGTAGTGTGTTCTGCAGAGAAAATGCAATTCATAGTGGCCTTAATccttattaatgaaaaacataAATGCAAAGAAAGAAAGGATATAATCAGTAAAACTAACTATTGAAATTTACTGTGCAAAACTGGAGCAATAATTCATTGTTCTGTGTCTATAATATTGTCCTCCATCAGCTGTTTAGAGTAATGTTGTAATTGTATTTGGTGagatattgtgtaaattagTAGAGTGTAATAAAGGGTTAATTGTGTGTGAGGACTTCAATGTCAATAAACTTTGTCACTCTAATTCAGGTATATGCATACTTAgtctttttcatttatacaaTTCAATATATCGATTTCATTCACCAACAAGAATAACTGCCAGCACAGCACAGCTTTGGTGTATAGAATGCAATTTTTGTGTGACAAAATTTGTGGTTCTTGTTTTGGATTTTTTGGTTTCCACCCTATCAATTTGCCACCAATTCTTGACTAGAGATGTTATGGATATGATATTTCGGATACGGATACGGATACTAACGGATAATCCGAAATAATTACACATCcgtaatgtataattattacggATTATCCGTTAGTTTCCGTTACGGTTAttagattgaattaaaatataaacacaagtacttagtatgtaataatttattatatataggtgTTATCTAAGTCTAGGTTATCAGTTGGTATTATAATCGGTCATATAggtaagtaattataataaaactcctcagttttatctattaaattaaaaatgctatAAAGTTAACAGcttttcaaaatcatttagcTTTATACATTACGCATATTATTAACTTAGaggcttattacactatgcgatattcagactgacttagtaagactgtcttaaaatctaattagcaagctcgctattacactagactgaataccgcatgctaactcatttttactcatttgcaaagcgtacgtagtcggtgacggatgtcgccatgtgacttaagaaactaccttagagtaggagctgccgagtttgaatgactattaaaatgttatattagtaatttatattattatatgtaatttaatagatactccatacattcaatatggcaataaaaatggcatgtctcggtacaaatcaagaacagaaccaggctggcacactttagtatgttgtcagtagagaatcgcagaaaatttatttaaatttattgacacatcgtttgcagctaagatattctataataagattgattgtccgaaccttctttctaaatttaagattcatgtttgtttttaccaatgtatcagtgtgtcgagcgttggctaactttatctataaaaaataaaaaacattccaaagtacttttttttcttgcgaacacgccatggtgcacgcggccacagaaaacaaacatgtacaaaCGTCTTTGCTCTGCGACTGCCGCGCGCTGAGTGCTGACTGAATGATTTAGCGTGAtaagtcttattacactacacgatattcagcaagtaagccagtaagcaccgccgaacccattcggtcggtctaattagacaggctaactggctaactcttattacactaggctgaatcttagtaagactgtctgaatatcgcgtggTGTAATAAGCCTTTTACTAGTGAGCCGCCCTAGCTTCGCatgggtgcaatgctgatgaaaagtaggtttttattttgtattgttatttacgTCGCTCGCAAGGCTACAAGGATATCGAAGTGATTTCAGGAGAACACATCCGAACGCTATCCTTGATCTATGAAGCGATATCCTTGTAGCCTATGCGATAACGCTGACaaaactgttcttttcagaacacaCTCGTATCTTACGAAAACCTAtaaaactgttcttttcagaacacaCTCGTATCATAACGAAAACGTataaactgttcttttcagaacaatttattcatgtacatATCAACGATATAACGTTAACAGCTAATTTAGTCACCTacaaatctatattaatatatattactaaaaaataggAATAATAGATTTCGACTTGAAAAGTGAAGTGAAGTCTAGTGTGTCTTATCCATTTCCTTTCCAATTTTTGTCATGTCCTTAATTTCTTCTAGATTTCCTCTATCTTTCAATTTCAGAACTAGAACTTTCCATTCGCTTCGCTACTATTCTGACATACTCTTAGTTAGTTTTCTTGTTTATCAGTGAGTGACTAGATTTGACATGCGTATATCAGACTAGACTAGTCAACCTTAACTGATGTGTTACTAGTCTGCGTTTCGTTCACATGTTTTGAAATACATACACGCAgctttcaatattataataattaatagaaaagtaaaatatttaagtatcatTTAAcgaatttcaatacaatacacaaagttctattaattttttttatacttagaaGCCAaaatttgtcgtaaaaaggttttaatcaAGTCCCTCAATATTACATTATCAGTATCATCAAATTCAGGCGACGTATTACTAAATCCGTCCTCTCAGCCTCCAGGTCCTTCAAACGGGAAATCACTAAGGCAAAGTCAGAGCACACTGCCAGATTTGGCAGTGTGTGATTTATGGgattggatctccagctttctggccgattggagcatcaaggtcgtcatcgacgAAGTATATTCCGACCGTAAACCCATGAACGGTGGGTTCCCACAAGGCTGTGCCCGACCCTGTTTTTCTCCATATCAATGATATTATGTTGCAACTTAGTAACATTCATTGCTATGCGGATGCCAACACAGGGgactctttacactggccgggcagATTTTTCTCGGGAAGttgtcgatgagtaccggaacaacTTATGTCTGATGTCGAAACTGCTAAGTGGAGTCTCCGACTGGGGCAGAttaaacctagtccaatttaaccccaagtttgcgcgttttccgctaaaaaaacaccctttgtcgctactcctcttttcaAAAAAACTCTTCTTAAAGCcacattggaatacttggcgttgataTATCGAAAGACGTTCAGTTTCGTGGTCACTTGGAGGGTAAGGCTAAATTAACCTCCAAAAAGCTTGGTGTGCTCAGtagggcgagacggtacttcactccgggccaccacttgcaactatataaagcgcaaattctaCCCCACATGTACTGTTCTCTTCTCAGTACCAActccttccacttgaccaATCTCtctccgagcggcttgatcctttggcgttccGTAGGGATGTGggctctgcatcttctaccacaTTTACCATgaagttgttcggattaatacctgcagctgagtttcatcatcgcaCGTGAAGGcagaatatgaaattccacctcgacgtccgccgttccacaactgcgcgtttttcaagtatttccgaaccaattcgacttagggtccttcaagaaaagagcgtacaaattcttgaaaggccggcaacgcactcgcgagccctctagcatccagaatgtccatgggcggcggtatcacttaacatcaggtgagcctcctgcccgtttgccccctgttttataaaaaaaacaattctcagaaggccggcaacgcactcgctatCCCTCTGTGTCCTTGGAGCGTGTCcttgagcggcggtatcacttaacaggtctcaggtgagcctcctgccagtttgccccctgttctataaaaataaaaaaaatccaaccTAGACGTCTACCATGAAAGAAGTTTCCCACACTTTTTTCTATCTGTGACTTAGTACAAGTACAATGTTATCATGggtatttttgttatctatGGTGACTTATAGTGCGGAAATTTGAGGTTAGTGTAGAACTACACTAAGAATTTAACGTTACGATTTGTAGTTcgttatttatagttataaatctaatttcaGTTCgaagttatattattgttgGCATATGTACACTATTTACATATacggattttttaaaataaaataataatggccGTAGCGTACGGTATTCATTTGGGAAATAGCTCTGGATCGTTGGGTGCTTTAGCAAATGGTACATCATCGGTATTGGCAAACGATGCGGGCGATAGAGTGACTCCAGCTATAGTAGCCTTACATGGTTCTGAGTGGGAGGTTGGTTTACCAGCGAAATCAGGTCAAGCTActtcaaaatctattataaaacataacaaaagGCTTATGAACTGTGATTGGAACGAAGAAGACCTtaattttgtagaaaaatcATCCTCATGTCGTATTCAAAATGAAGAAAAATTGGTGTATGAGTTTGAAACATCTGAAACAAAGATATATTCAAGTCCTGACAGTATAGCTACAAAGATTTATGCTAAGCTTTTTACAATTGCAAGCCATTCTGTAAAAGATGAGGGTGATTTAAAGTTAGTTTTAGCTGCTCCACTGCATTGGTCACAATCAAGTCGTGAAAGACTAGTGAAATGTGCTGAACTTGCTGGTTTTGAGGTATTGCAAGTAATAAGTGAACCAGCTGCGGCTTGCTTGGCCTATAACATAGAAGAATCCATTAATGATATTAATGTGTTAGTTTACAGACTTGGGGGTTCAACTTGTGATGCCTccataataaaaatctcaaaTGGTTTTATAAGCAttgaaaagaatatttatagaaGTGACCTGGGTGGGCAGTGGCTTACTAAAGACTTGGCAGATTTTATTGCACAAGAATTTAAACAAAGGTGGAAACTAGATCCTCAAGAAAGCCGTAGAGCTATGGCTAAACTTTTACATCACGCTGACAATTGCAAGCATGTCTTGTCGACCTTAAATTCTGCTCATGTATTTATTGAGTCTTTATTAGATGGTGTGGATTGGAGTCAGAATGTTTCTCGAGCaagatttgaaaatataatatcatcaAAAATTTCTTCTTATATTGAACCAGCTCAAAAACTTATTGAGACATATGGTGAATCCAtaagtaaaattgttttatgtgGTGGAAGTATGAAAATTCCAAAGTTGCAGTCAGCAATTGCAAATTTGCTTCCAAATGCAGAAATAATGTCTGGAATTAACCCAGATGAGGTTATTGCAGTGGGATGTGCTAAACAAGCAGGAATGATTTTAGATTTTCCTAATTTATCTCTCACTGATGTTCATACAGAAGTTGAATTTTTAGGCCAAGACatttaccttaaatatttagatcagactgttaaactttttaaaaatggaacaccGCTGTATACACAATTTACTTGTGATATAGAACCAcctaaagatttaaaaaacattagttTTTCTTTGCATACTAAGCCAGAGGAAGATGAATTTGCAAAAGAAGAATTCAACAtagaacatttaaataaaccttttaAGTTAAAAGCAGTACTTCATGattcaaattttatgttacaagttgaatgaaaaattatttaataaaatacattttaaaacattttctgacaatttatttttaatcttgtattgaattattaatcttCATACTCCctgttacaaattaattaaaggcaTGTACTAGTTAGTTTTCTCTCTTtgtctttgtatattttaaagacattagatattatattacaagtaTAGCCTCGAAACGCCGCTAGGTGAGAGTGCTGATGCGTCTACCGATGTACAATGTAGGTGGTTAGGTGGCGCTTTAAGTAATTCTTGGCCTCGAAGCGTATTACTTAAAACTTCAGATTTATTTACCAGTCTCTATAGCTTTTTAGTAATCGCAATGGCTGCAGATTtgcaatgatttttttattagtcataatatagaaatacaggcattttttttatttctcttatacacgtaaattttctaaaaatcgCTTTTTCAGAGCCTAGTACTATGATAATTGATAggataacttttttttctctttcttGGCCTGCACTGTTGCACAGTTAATGCGTCAGCCATtaagaactttttaaattttaataatcgtttataaattcatatttcatgCGTCATGTTTGACATTTTGAACAGCTGTcagtttttttatcatatggCGGGAAACTTAGCATTTCAGGTAATAAACCTTCAATTGTGAAAATAGAGAAAAAGGTTTAGTAATTCGAATGATTTGTTTACAATGGAGGAAAATGAtgctgaattaaaaaaatctttagatGGACGATTACAGAATATTTTAGAGCACttttcaaaatgtaaaaaggTAAACTGTATCAATTTTTACTAGATGCTAAGAAGAATTGTGTGGTCTACGCTGAACTTGGGTAGATATTTGAATtggttcaaaaaaataatattttacaatttaatattcaacagACCTTTATAAACGAAGGTGAGGAATGCAAAAATCTTAGAGAAGTAAATACAAGGTTACTAATAGAATTAAAGGAAGCAAGGGAGTTAGAAAAATCTCACCGATATCACTTAATGTCATCGCGTGAAATGATTGCCAATTTGCAGAAGACAGTTTCACACTTGGTTTATCTTAAACGTGATGTGAAAAAGATTAAAGATGAATTAGTTTCTAAAGATTCTATTATTGATACATTGGAAAAGGTTCGTATTTAAAgtgaataataaagttttttattcgtCGTTATTAGTAAGGTCATacttaaaacagtttttaaataataacacaaaatatattgagGTACCTATAAATATGCTTCTGCAGCTTATCTGCTTTTACAGCGTTATTGGAAATTCGACGTGTTCCCGGTAGAAGGTGATAGGGGTGATATTTGAGACAATTTTAATCCCGTCCATTTTtgagtgtttttgtttttgggTGTTTGTGACTAtttgtgataattttatagtttccTCCGAACGAATTACCAACAATTCtgtataattagtttaaaacgATTCAGAAGTTTACAGGAAATAGACAATGTTTCGAGGAAAcacaacgaagtgttaataggATTACGAGCCGCACACGACCAAGAAATGAAGGATTTGACGCAGAATAACGACAGGAGAGGTAACGCACTTGACTTCAAAGTGAAACAACGTCAAAGTATTCTTCTTTtgcttttaaagtatttataaatataaattatatataaatgttcaaTAGTTCCAATTTCCACGTGTTTATATTTCCTCTAAACCAGCTCAACAGGTGCAAATAGATTTCGATACGCGAATCGCTCAACTGACGTTCGTCGCCGAAGAATTGCGCAACAGGATCGAAGAAATACAAAACGATCATCGAGAGAGAGTCGGTATCGTTTAAATGTTCTCGTTTATTAATTCAACTGGTTAGATGTTGTTTTATAGCGAAAATAAAATCGGTTATAGATGAATGCGGTGGTGCTGGATTACGAGGAGAAGTTCCAGCACCAGGTGCGGCTCCAGGAGCGAGCCACGAAAGAGGCCGAAGCCTCTCGGGCCCATTTCCATGCTTATCAGAGGGTGAGACTTCGCTCCGTCTGTAATTACGTAAAAAACTGCGCAACGCATTACTTGAATTGTAAACCGAATTCGCTCTAATAAGTCCGAAGTGAGTTTTGTCAGAAGGCAATTCATTACAATAACCCGTTTCAGTTTACCCACTAATTAAGAATCATATTCCATTTAATTGCCCTGAAATGAGGCGGCGTGACTCGTTAGCtgtatttttgtgaaatttcgctctctctctttctctctctAGTTTAAATTACTCTTTAATTAACACACTATTAACATTAGATTGAGAAACATTtctaacatttttaatgttatgaaGGCTTATTAACgctaaagtaatatttaagtgTCGTTTACTATAGATAATGTTGAAATGTCAGTCCACAACTTAATAGTGACgcaggaaaaaaatattgttgtttttttaacaaaagaaaatgtcaaaGTTGGCGACCACCGACCGTTTGCaatattatgtcaattttgaaattacaGAAATTAGAAATCCTAGAAGAGAAAGTTAAACAAAGCCAGTTCAAGGAATTCGTAGCTCAGAACATATACTCTCCAGAACGCGAGAGTAGAGTGGAACGGCCCTATTCCGTCGAAACGAATGCGACGTATGGGTACAATGCACCCGGCCCCCTCACGGCACAGGCTACACATTCGGGGAAGGGGTCCGAACCGAACGAGAAGAAGGGCCCGTTCAACATCATTAAGAAGAGGAAGCTGTACACCGAGAAGGGCTTTTTGAACATGTAAAGGTTCATTTCATGGCATGATTAATAAATGCTATGTTCAGAATAAAGTGCATATTAATCGATTATTCCCCTCACTTTCACTGCGCAGTGCATTTACCCTGCGGCACTTATGTCGTGGTCGGTGGCATCGACAGGTGCACGTGCACACAATCACACATACGTCCGACGTCTTGGGCTCGCTGAATCCTCGCTTGTATATCATTTTTCCAAAAGCGTAACTTGCTGATTTCTTGAAAAATTTAGTAGCGCAGCGACAAGTGCGTTATCATCTTCAAATGTACGGCATCTCAGATGTTTTATGTTTGGATTAACGATGTTCCATCAATTCAAAACTAGCCTCGTGATTGGCAGCCATCGCAATTCCTCCTCCGTTTGCGCGGGGGCGTTATCTCGGTGAAACAAAATAACGAATTTGCCATCTAAGCAAGTTATCGACATTACTATCCCATGGCTTTCCTCGGGAAACGAATGCCGTGCCCATGATCTTGCCGGCGGAAGGAATCGCCCTAAATTTCTTTCAAGTCGTGGACTGTCCATCGTTATAAATCGAGCTTTGTGAAGAAAACCTTCGCCCACTAAACAcgctaaaaaattaaataatgtattaaacaaaaaacaaaagatgactccaatttttaattattattaccataATATGCTTCTTTCCAAGGTCTGCAAGTATTGTAATGTattgaacattatttattgaacacCGCTCGTAGATATTAACATGATATTATGGTCATCACTGAACCCATTTGGtgtctatattaaatgttatctaTTATCACACATATCTACTTCTTGTGGCTTATTTTGTTGTTCTGGTATTTTAAttcagttatatattttacccaattattataataatcaagcTAGCTaagttattcttattatttgataaatatattattcttaataattcAAACGAAGTTAAAAGAGCATTCACTATTAGCAGACGGTCCACCTGTTGTTCGTTTCCcttgaaataaatatcagtTCGTAGGTCGTATACTGAGAGCGATGACTTTTGTCCAGTGTATCCAGGCcttaaactataatttgaaaaatttcatTTCGATAGGTATACGAGaaagtatattattgtaatcttGGCCACTAATAATGTTACTGCCAGAGATATATCAGATAATCGAGATATCTCTCACTCGCATACAACCGTGTGGTTAAATGAAAAGCAAAATCTATACCAATAGTAGATGAAgagtatgtattattataactttttcatTTGCAATTCCGTATAAAATTCTTCTTTTGAGTAAACGGTGAATATACTTTAATCAAATTTGTCTAAAACTAACCCGTATtcctgtatttattattattaatacacagacaaatacacataaatatttaatttttaaccaaGTTACCATtgatatcatttaattatcaattaattactttattgaaTCATTATTAATGGGAAAATAATCTTCGCCATTACACTTTCTTtggtatatttattgtaaacttaggAATATTGACAATATAATGTTGTTATCGTTACACGaacaatatatacaatgaATTATGGTTTTAATGATTGCGAATGAGCCTGTCCAGAGAGTTCCAGCTGCAGGAGTAATCGATCTGCAAATGTCCGTACCTCGAAAGGTGGAAATTGTTAGGGGCCGCGTGAGGCATCGGGTGAGCCCAATCCTCATAATCCTGTGGTAAGCTCTCGTAGGCGTCTGCCATCCTGCGGGGAAAgagtatttattatcaaatgcTAATGACACAAACAGAGTCGTTTTTGTGTGACTATCGCTTAACGAGGTTCGAGTATGTgcttagtatattataaaacgttCACGatgtcaaatataataaataatttgtgtagtattttatttaaattttcgcaCAGAAGGTTAAGTGACTCGTAATGttgtgaaataattaattcggTTCTACGCGAAGCTATTTCTGCTCATCGCATGTAAAATTCAACCTTTATTTCGCGTTTCACCTACATACCACAAGGTAATTACAGAAGATATTAAGTTACTCGCAATTGTTGTGATCTCTCGAGCATGTCAATACAATATGATAGCACGGATTAGATAACCATCCATCGAGTTACTTCGTTGCGACTTCGCTGTAAATCGCGAGCATTATGATCGTGTTATGAATGTAAGTAAGGCCGATGATGTGACTTTCTAAACCTTGTTGGGTTTACGTAAGCGAcggatataatatttacatatttttagtataacgTACCGTATACACGGATATCGTATCTAGGTATATACTTCTGTGTTATCTGTAGAATTTTGAACCTATTCCTTTGCGTGTTGGACATTGCCAGGGTCAATGCTAGGAACGAGTTTCTCTTAGTTAATAAGAAACTAACAACATTTCTCACAGATTAAACTTTCATTTGTAGTAAACAAAAACTCACGCACGTTCACACGATGCATGGTAAATGCGCGTCATTTAGTGTGCGGAATAAGACCTATAATAACAGCTCTACACTACGAATAGCATTATGTTTTT carries:
- the LOC110991583 gene encoding heat shock 70 kDa protein 14, whose amino-acid sequence is MAVAYGIHLGNSSGSLGALANGTSSVLANDAGDRVTPAIVALHGSEWEVGLPAKSGQATSKSIIKHNKRLMNCDWNEEDLNFVEKSSSCRIQNEEKLVYEFETSETKIYSSPDSIATKIYAKLFTIASHSVKDEGDLKLVLAAPLHWSQSSRERLVKCAELAGFEVLQVISEPAAACLAYNIEESINDINVLVYRLGGSTCDASIIKISNGFISIEKNIYRSDLGGQWLTKDLADFIAQEFKQRWKLDPQESRRAMAKLLHHADNCKHVLSTLNSAHVFIESLLDGVDWSQNVSRARFENIISSKISSYIEPAQKLIETYGESISKIVLCGGSMKIPKLQSAIANLLPNAEIMSGINPDEVIAVGCAKQAGMILDFPNLSLTDVHTEVEFLGQDIYLKYLDQTVKLFKNGTPLYTQFTCDIEPPKDLKNISFSLHTKPEEDEFAKEEFNIEHLNKPFKLKAVLHDSNFMLQVE
- the LOC110991560 gene encoding uncharacterized protein LOC110991560, with product MEENDAELKKSLDGRLQNILEHFSKCKKTFINEGEECKNLREVNTRLLIELKEARELEKSHRYHLMSSREMIANLQKTVSHLVYLKRDVKKIKDELVSKDSIIDTLEKEIDNVSRKHNEVLIGLRAAHDQEMKDLTQNNDRRAQQVQIDFDTRIAQLTFVAEELRNRIEEIQNDHRERMNAVVLDYEEKFQHQVRLQERATKEAEASRAHFHAYQRKLEILEEKVKQSQFKEFVAQNIYSPERESRVERPYSVETNATYGYNAPGPLTAQATHSGKGSEPNEKKGPFNIIKKRKLYTEKGFLNM